A single window of Vigna radiata var. radiata cultivar VC1973A chromosome 4, Vradiata_ver6, whole genome shotgun sequence DNA harbors:
- the LOC106758431 gene encoding transcription factor bHLH25-like, which produces MEDSWHSLVSQWEMDDFFNQSHMVHCNEDESLKDIIVFSPESNIPSSSSLQSNFNSKTSSFSAAHVFCFDNPNSEAHQNHPSKSTTQSQNAISRADRQHHILAERKRREELTNNIVELSAIIPGLKKMNDEYSMTIDDLIKAVGGCLLNLKSQKVLK; this is translated from the exons ATGGAGGATTCATGGCATAGCTTGGTTTCTCAATGG GAAATGGATGATTTCTTCAACCAAAGCCACATGGTCCATTGCAATGAAGATGAGTCTCTGAAAGACATTATTGTTTTCTCTCCCGAAAGCAATattccatcttcttcctccctcCAAAGTAACTTCAACTCCAAAACTTCATCATTTTCTGCTGCCCATGTTTTCTGTTTTGATAACCCTAATTCTGAAGCACATCAGAACCACCCTTCCAAAAGCACCACACAGAGCCAAAACGCGATCTCTAGAGCAGACAGACAACATCACATATTGGctgagagaaaaaggagagaagaATTGACGAATAACATCGTAGAACTTTCCGCCATCATTCCTGGGTTAAAGAAG ATGAATGACGAATATAGCATGACGATTGATGACCTAATAAAAGCAGTTGGAGGATGCTTATTGAATTTGAAGTCACAGAAGGTGTTAAAGTGA